The Thermodesulfobacteriota bacterium region GTTTCAGCTCACGTGCGCTCATTGATGGAGGACAATTTGCTCCATGTTGAGTCTAAAGGCCCTCAAGAGGTAAAACCTTGGTTTAACAATAGAGTTGATTTTGCAGCTCAGCCTGAGGATCTGGCTGCCGATGGTTTCTCATTAAAAGGTGGCAGGCTTGATTATTTAAATAAGCATACAGCCGCATCTTTAGTATACGAGAGCGATGATCACATTATAAATCTTTTTGTTTTTCCTACCATGGAAGCTGATATGAAATCCTTTAAGAACTTCCAAAACAGAGGCTATAACATTGTTAAGTGGGTAAATAAGGGACTTGAGTACTGCGCAATCTCGGATATTAGCTTGGATGAGTTAAATAAATTTGCACGCGTATATAGAAAAAAGATTACATCACCTAATTAGGTCATATTAATTTTTTAACTGGTTTTCATCTAAAGAATACAACAACTCATAGTTTTTATTATGTTTGGTAGTTTTTGATTTACTTTTAATCGGGTCTGGACAATATTAAAAAGTTTTTAGTAAAGTTGGTCATAAATGCCATAAATTAATAAAAAATGGTTAATTTTTGGCATGAAGTGCTTAAGATTTGGGCACTAATATTTGATTTGGTGATCATAAGTGCCTAATTTTATTGATTGAAATGATTTCTCTAAAGTGGTATGTTGTTTGCAACTATTAGTGGGAAGGAGGAAAATCTCATGAAAAAAGTAGAAGCTATAGTTAAACCATTTAAACTAGACGACGTTAAAGAATCCTTAAAAGAGATTGGGATTCAGGGTCTAACAGTTACAGAAGTAAAAGGTTTCGGAAGACAAAAAGGACATACTGAGCTCTATAGAGGAGCTGAATATGTAATCGACTTTTTGCCGAAGATTAAACTAGAGATAGTAGTATCGGATGATATGGTGTCTAAAGTTATCGATGCTATTATGGACAGCGCCAAAACAGGCAAAATAGGGGACGGTAAAATATTCGTATTACCTATGGAAGAGGTAATTAGAATAAGGACTGGTGAAAGAGGCGACGAAGCCCTATAACCAAAACCTTATCATTAAAGGAGGACATTTTTAAAAATGCCCACAACAAAAAAGACAAAAAGCAAAGGAGGACCCCCAAGTATGTTTGCAAAAAAGCCCGCAGACGTAACGAAGATGATAAAAGATAATGGAGTTCTAATTGTGGACTTCAGATTCTTAGATTTTATTGGAATGTGGCAGCATTTCAGTATTTCAGTTAATGAGTTCAGCGTTTCAATGTTCGAGGAAGGCTTAGGATTCGACGGATCTAGTATTCGAGGTTGGCAGTCAATCAACGCGAGTGATATGCTTGTTATTCCGGATTTCACTACAGCTAGAATTGACCCATTTTATGCACATCCAACGCTAGTACTGCTATGTGATATTGTTGATCCGATTACCCGTGAGCCTTATTCTCGTGATCCACGAAATATTGCAAAGAAAGCTGTTTCTTATTTAAAAAGTACTGGAACTGGAGATTCGGTTTACATCGGACCTGAGCTTGAATTCTTTATTCTAGATGACGTTAGATACGACCAGACAGCCAATTCCGGATATTATTTTATAGACTCTGTTGAAGGTATTTGGAACTCAGGAGCTGATGAAGGCCCTAACCTAGCATACAAGCCTCGTCACAAAGAGGGATATTTCCCGACTCCACCAACAGACTCATTCCAGGACTTAAGATCTGAGATGGTTATTGAGCTTGAGAAACTTGGAATTTCTATTGAAGCACAGCACCACGAAGTAGCAACTGCTGGACAAGCAGAAATTGATATGAGATTTGCCCCGCTGGTTCAAATGGGCGATCAAATGATGTGGTATAAATACGTTATTAGAAATGTAGCTAAAAAGTATGGCAAGACTGTAACATTTATGCCAAAACCTGTATTCAATGATAACGGTTCAGGAATGCATGTTCATCAATCCATATGGAAGAAAAACAAACCGTTATTCGCAGGTAAAGGTTATGCAGGCATGAGTGATATGGCCATGCACTATATCGGCGGAATATTAAAACACGCTGGTGCAATATGTGCTTTCACCAATCCTACAACCAACTCTTATAGAAGATTGGTACCTGGATTTGAGGCGCCTGTTAACCTTGCATATTCTGCAAGAAACAGAAGCGCAGCTGTTAGAATTCCGATGTACTCACCTAGTCCGAAGGCTAAAAGGCTTGAGACTAGATTCCCTGATCCATCATGCAACGGATACTTAGCATTTTCAGCGCTTGTTATGGCTGGACTTGATGGTATTGAAAAGAAGATTAACCCTGGCGATCCACTTGATAAAGACATTTACGCTTTAGGACCTGAGGAGCTAGCTGGTATTCCATCTGTTCCAGGATCCTTAGAAGATGCTCTTATGGCTCTTAAGGATGATCATGAGTTCCTTCTTAAAGGTGACGTGTTCACTGAAGACGTTATTGAGACATGGATCGACTACAAAATGGAAAACGAAGTTAATCCTATTAAACTAAGACCAGTT contains the following coding sequences:
- a CDS encoding P-II family nitrogen regulator; translated protein: MKKVEAIVKPFKLDDVKESLKEIGIQGLTVTEVKGFGRQKGHTELYRGAEYVIDFLPKIKLEIVVSDDMVSKVIDAIMDSAKTGKIGDGKIFVLPMEEVIRIRTGERGDEAL
- a CDS encoding zf-HC2 domain-containing protein, giving the protein MSCSQVRTILYDYINAYVDEELSTTDHSAIQKHLEVCAHCANEKFQIEQIGNTIHNQFSYSAPYGLKENIRHTITGLADSDINLSNVAKRRFAWRWTYYVIPPVVTAVAAVLLIFSMMPTQDEVMMHNMMEQEIVSAHVRSLMEDNLLHVESKGPQEVKPWFNNRVDFAAQPEDLAADGFSLKGGRLDYLNKHTAASLVYESDDHIINLFVFPTMEADMKSFKNFQNRGYNIVKWVNKGLEYCAISDISLDELNKFARVYRKKITSPN
- the glnA gene encoding type I glutamate--ammonia ligase — translated: MIKDNGVLIVDFRFLDFIGMWQHFSISVNEFSVSMFEEGLGFDGSSIRGWQSINASDMLVIPDFTTARIDPFYAHPTLVLLCDIVDPITREPYSRDPRNIAKKAVSYLKSTGTGDSVYIGPELEFFILDDVRYDQTANSGYYFIDSVEGIWNSGADEGPNLAYKPRHKEGYFPTPPTDSFQDLRSEMVIELEKLGISIEAQHHEVATAGQAEIDMRFAPLVQMGDQMMWYKYVIRNVAKKYGKTVTFMPKPVFNDNGSGMHVHQSIWKKNKPLFAGKGYAGMSDMAMHYIGGILKHAGAICAFTNPTTNSYRRLVPGFEAPVNLAYSARNRSAAVRIPMYSPSPKAKRLETRFPDPSCNGYLAFSALVMAGLDGIEKKINPGDPLDKDIYALGPEELAGIPSVPGSLEDALMALKDDHEFLLKGDVFTEDVIETWIDYKMENEVNPIKLRPVPYEFMLYFDV